The following are encoded together in the bacterium genome:
- the mltG gene encoding endolytic transglycosylase MltG, producing MIRRAARAFTLVCLALVLAAAGGAWWAWQTLFTPVPPVTPGIVVIVPSGESFRAVADRLYAAGVIAHPLLLRAYARAVGLDRTARCGEFRFAEPISPVAVLALLQSASDAARQVTIPEGFTAEQVAATLEERGYGGRDAFRCAMEDPALLLELRLPATGVEGFLFPDTYVFDASAGPADIVRVMVGRFRAQTADLAARREAMGLSEAAMVTLASVIEKETGQADERPLISGVFHNRLRLGMLLQSDPTVIYGRGNGRAPLTRADLASEQPYNTYVHRGLPPGPIANPGRAALAAAVAPATTNALYFVSRNDGSHVFSDTLDDHNRAVRRFQPNRD from the coding sequence GTGATCAGGCGGGCGGCGCGCGCATTCACGCTGGTGTGTCTGGCGCTGGTGCTCGCCGCGGCCGGCGGTGCCTGGTGGGCGTGGCAGACGTTGTTCACGCCGGTCCCACCCGTCACCCCTGGCATCGTCGTCATCGTCCCCTCGGGCGAGAGCTTCCGCGCCGTCGCCGACCGCCTGTACGCCGCGGGCGTCATCGCCCATCCGCTGCTGCTGCGCGCCTACGCGCGTGCCGTCGGGCTCGACCGAACGGCGCGCTGCGGCGAGTTCCGGTTCGCGGAGCCGATCTCGCCGGTGGCCGTGCTGGCGCTCCTGCAGTCGGCGAGCGACGCGGCGCGGCAGGTGACGATTCCCGAGGGGTTCACCGCCGAGCAGGTGGCGGCGACGCTCGAGGAGCGCGGCTATGGCGGACGCGACGCCTTCCGCTGCGCGATGGAGGATCCCGCGCTGCTGCTGGAGCTCAGGTTGCCGGCGACCGGCGTCGAGGGATTCCTCTTCCCCGACACCTACGTCTTCGACGCCAGCGCCGGACCGGCCGACATCGTGCGCGTGATGGTGGGGCGCTTCCGCGCCCAGACCGCCGACCTGGCGGCGCGCCGCGAAGCGATGGGGCTCAGCGAGGCAGCGATGGTGACGCTGGCGTCGGTGATCGAGAAGGAGACCGGTCAGGCCGACGAGCGGCCGCTGATCTCCGGCGTGTTCCACAACCGGCTGCGCCTCGGTATGCTCCTGCAGTCGGATCCCACCGTCATCTACGGCCGCGGCAACGGACGGGCGCCGCTGACGCGCGCCGACCTCGCCAGCGAGCAGCCCTACAACACCTACGTGCACCGCGGGCTGCCGCCGGGTCCGATCGCCAACCCCGGGCGCGCCGCGCTCGCGGCGGCCGTCGCGCCGGCGACGACCAACGCGCTCTACTTCGTGTCGCGCAACGACGGCTCGCACGTCTTCTCGGACACGCTCGACGACCACAACCGCGCCGTGCGCCGGTTCCAGCCGAATCGCGACTGA
- the gspC gene encoding type II secretion system protein GspC, which yields MRGLRDMSLSPRYLVVVNLLLLALAAYSASSIVGTALAARLIPPPDVEISPPPAPLEIEPAKPATYYALIPKRDIFNSVKPTPVPVQEKVEAAPTQLKLKLWGTAVFDKGNSFSIIEDQGARKQGVYGINAVVPGNAVVKAIEWNRVILSHNGKDEILELEEPKSVAGPARAIAAAPAGAPAANGSGIQQLSENEFTVPKAEVDSALENMSQLFTQIRAVPHFEGGQSIGFRLFAIRRGSLFDRIGLKNGDIIRSINGNEMTDPSKAMTLLQALRDSNNLDVEITRNQQPQKLTYNIQ from the coding sequence ATGCGCGGTTTGCGCGACATGTCGCTCTCCCCACGATATTTGGTTGTCGTCAACCTCTTACTGCTTGCTCTCGCCGCCTATTCCGCCTCATCGATCGTGGGTACCGCGCTCGCCGCTCGGCTGATTCCGCCTCCCGACGTGGAGATCAGCCCGCCCCCGGCCCCGCTCGAGATCGAGCCGGCCAAGCCGGCGACCTATTACGCCCTGATCCCGAAGCGGGACATCTTCAATTCGGTCAAGCCGACGCCGGTGCCGGTGCAGGAGAAGGTGGAAGCGGCCCCGACCCAGTTGAAGCTGAAGCTGTGGGGCACGGCGGTCTTCGACAAGGGCAACTCGTTCAGCATCATCGAGGACCAGGGGGCGCGCAAACAGGGGGTCTACGGCATCAACGCCGTCGTGCCCGGAAACGCGGTCGTCAAGGCGATCGAGTGGAACCGAGTGATCCTCTCCCACAACGGCAAGGACGAGATCCTCGAGCTCGAGGAGCCGAAGTCGGTCGCCGGACCGGCGCGGGCGATTGCGGCGGCACCCGCCGGGGCGCCGGCAGCCAACGGCAGCGGCATCCAGCAGCTCTCGGAAAACGAATTCACCGTGCCCAAGGCCGAGGTTGACAGTGCGCTGGAGAACATGAGCCAGCTCTTCACGCAGATTCGCGCCGTGCCGCATTTCGAGGGGGGGCAGTCGATCGGGTTCCGTCTCTTCGCCATCCGCCGCGGCAGCCTGTTCGATCGCATCGGTTTGAAGAACGGCGACATCATCCGCAGCATCAACGGCAATGAGATGACCGACCCGAGCAAGGCCATGACGCTGCTCCAGGCGCTGCGCGATTCCAACAACCTCGACGTCGAGATCACCCGCAATCAGCAGCCGCAGAAGCTGACGTACAACATCCAGTAA
- the gspE gene encoding type II secretion system ATPase GspE, with protein MAVAAKSLEACLIEQGAVSEAIIEKARERQRDGKRLGDVLQEMGAIDGHVWARAMASHFGLPFVEHLPDDGTAAECVDKLPINFAKRYQLLPVQRSGDSVVVATADPSQLGPLDDVRLLLHKPIRVVVAPGPVIVDAINRIYDAASNTASDLMEGLDEERLEMMATDFEETQDLLDADEEAPIIRLINSVLFQAVKDRASDIHVEPFERDLAIRFRIDGILYDIISPPKRFQPVIISRVKIMAGLNIAEKRLPQDGRIRIKLAGKEVDIRVSTVPTAYGERVVMRLLDRSATILKLEELGLNAHKLGLVDSLIHQSHGIILVTGPTGSGKTTTLYAGLSRINSTDKNIITIEDPIEYQLHGVGQIQVNPKIDLTFASGLRSILRQDPDVIMVGEIRDPETAKIAIQAALTGHLVFSTLHTNDSCGAITRLIDMGIEPFLVASSLIAVMAQRLLRRVCPSCRQPYRPSVEEMRQLGVSADDLEGRQVYRPGPGCPDCKQTGYRGRLGIHELLIIDDEVRNLTMKAADSASIRRVAAAKGMSSLREDGAEKVLSGQTTIEEVLRVTQEDLI; from the coding sequence ATGGCGGTCGCGGCCAAGTCACTCGAAGCCTGTCTCATCGAGCAGGGCGCCGTCTCCGAAGCCATCATCGAGAAGGCGCGCGAGCGCCAACGCGACGGCAAGCGGCTCGGCGACGTCCTGCAGGAGATGGGCGCCATCGACGGCCACGTCTGGGCGCGGGCGATGGCGAGCCACTTCGGCCTGCCCTTCGTCGAGCATCTGCCGGACGACGGCACCGCGGCCGAGTGCGTCGACAAGCTGCCGATCAACTTCGCCAAGCGCTACCAGCTCCTGCCGGTGCAGCGCAGCGGCGACAGCGTCGTCGTCGCCACCGCCGATCCCAGTCAGCTCGGCCCGCTGGATGACGTCCGCCTGCTGCTCCACAAGCCGATCCGCGTCGTCGTCGCGCCCGGGCCGGTGATCGTCGACGCCATCAACCGCATCTACGACGCGGCCTCCAACACCGCCTCCGACCTGATGGAGGGCCTCGACGAAGAGCGCCTGGAGATGATGGCGACCGACTTCGAGGAGACCCAGGATCTGCTCGACGCCGACGAGGAGGCGCCGATCATCCGCCTGATCAACTCGGTGCTCTTCCAGGCGGTCAAGGACCGCGCCAGCGACATCCACGTCGAGCCGTTCGAGCGCGATCTCGCGATCCGCTTCCGCATCGACGGCATCCTCTACGACATCATCTCGCCACCGAAGCGCTTCCAGCCGGTCATCATTTCGCGCGTCAAGATCATGGCCGGCCTCAACATCGCCGAGAAGCGCCTGCCGCAGGACGGCCGCATCCGCATCAAGCTCGCCGGCAAGGAGGTGGACATCCGCGTCTCCACCGTGCCGACCGCCTACGGCGAGCGCGTCGTCATGCGTCTGCTCGACCGGTCGGCGACCATCCTCAAGCTCGAAGAGCTGGGCCTCAACGCCCACAAGCTGGGCCTCGTCGACTCGCTGATCCACCAGTCGCACGGCATCATCCTGGTCACCGGCCCGACCGGCAGCGGCAAGACGACCACCCTCTACGCCGGGCTGTCGCGCATCAACAGCACCGACAAGAACATCATCACCATCGAGGATCCGATCGAGTACCAGTTGCACGGCGTCGGCCAGATCCAGGTCAACCCGAAGATCGATCTCACGTTCGCCAGCGGCCTGCGCTCGATCCTGCGCCAGGATCCCGACGTCATCATGGTCGGCGAGATCCGCGACCCCGAGACCGCCAAGATCGCCATCCAGGCGGCCCTCACCGGCCACCTCGTGTTCTCGACCCTGCATACCAACGACTCCTGCGGCGCCATCACCCGCCTCATCGACATGGGCATCGAGCCGTTCCTGGTCGCCTCCTCGCTGATCGCGGTGATGGCGCAGCGGCTGCTGCGCCGCGTCTGCCCGAGCTGCCGCCAGCCCTATCGGCCCTCGGTGGAGGAGATGCGGCAGCTCGGCGTCTCGGCGGACGACCTCGAGGGGCGCCAGGTGTACCGTCCCGGGCCGGGGTGTCCGGACTGCAAGCAGACGGGGTATCGCGGCCGCCTCGGCATCCACGAGTTGTTGATCATCGATGACGAGGTGCGCAATCTGACCATGAAGGCCGCCGATTCGGCCTCGATCCGCCGCGTCGCCGCCGCCAAGGGCATGAGCTCGCTGCGCGAGGACGGCGCGGAGAAGGTGCTGAGCGGCCAGACCACCATCGAAGAGGTGCTGCGGGTCACTCAGGAGGACCTGATCTGA
- a CDS encoding iron-sulfur cluster assembly accessory protein has protein sequence MVKAAMVKEKVAGFGLRVGVVGGGCSGFQYHLAFEETPGADDAVLEQYGVRIFVDGVSQEHLGGVTIDYVTGLHGAGFKFLNPNASRTCGCGSSFAT, from the coding sequence ATGGTCAAGGCGGCGATGGTCAAGGAGAAGGTCGCCGGTTTTGGCCTCCGGGTCGGGGTGGTCGGCGGCGGCTGCTCGGGGTTCCAGTACCACCTGGCGTTCGAGGAGACGCCGGGCGCCGACGATGCGGTGCTGGAGCAGTACGGCGTCCGCATCTTCGTCGACGGGGTGAGCCAGGAGCACCTGGGCGGAGTGACCATCGACTACGTGACCGGTCTGCACGGCGCCGGGTTCAAGTTCCTCAACCCGAACGCCTCCCGCACCTGCGGGTGCGGCTCCTCCTTCGCCACCTGA
- the gspD gene encoding type II secretion system secretin GspD — MQWLRSGLSLLGLVAAVCMPVIVAAQPPPAPPAGANAAAPAAAQNPPPVVAENPPAGVPKAPPVPPPGFGNAPAVQAPAPPPPAGGMARGAKPAAARDDAEENGIVMNFQDVDLDQLVKFISEITGRNFILDDRVKGKVTIISPGKISIDEAYAVFNSVLQVKGFTTVPSGAVLKILPSQEAKSSTVETVFPGAPRMKGDEFITKLMKLENVDVNNMLGIVQPLVSANGLLAAYTATNTMIIIDSASNIDRISGILKELDVDVKDRGVEVVRLNYAFAGELAATLAQVLEDPANAAPTGAVGPRPGAAAAQAAAQARARPGVAAAAANAQPVQGGTGAAAYKIIPDERTNALILVAGPLEMRKIKDLIVRLDVPLPFGTGRIHVYYLKFANAFEIVPVLSDLIGGQGGPAGLGAGLAARGLAGQTSFRGGRLGQQGGLGGLGSQFGSGTRGQFGGGGFGGGGFGGGGFGGGGFGGGGFGGGASGSLRGGRGGGLGGLGQGGVASIVGGGGGEFEGQVRITADPSTNALIINASPQDYETLKQVIVQLDVRRRQVYVEAIVMEVRLSTQRALGIEMQGAAGTGNGVLLGRVNFRNLNALSDPTGAALGGISGLLAAAASNQTIRLPNGTVVPAQQLIITASEGNDDVNILSAPNIVTTDNQEAEIVVGQNVPFIASTSTSETNLGNTFNTIERRDVGITLRLTPQISEGGMVRLDIFEEVSALVQNALINANQLGPVTTIRSATTSVVVRDKQTVVIGGLISDGTDNQENSVPFISDIPVIGNLFRSTSGMREKINLLIFLTPHIIRDAAEHRDKSVEERDKMKSFMEERGIRYRKRKILDNPSWTPDIPKEGEATGGGDVAENRAKGATIYSPPPLPAAGAGVATGAAGTQMAAVDVNRPAIDAIRSEPQPAVPHPPARYVLLAAFAQMGTPPPGLQTASGLLAVELPQDSSLSNLFEAGNQYRFTSDKYEGYYRVLEAYPTAREALLVYPEGLPVDAAKGDYLHWRQLDDATSSDVTAWSALQ; from the coding sequence ATGCAGTGGTTGCGCTCGGGGCTGTCGCTCCTCGGCTTGGTCGCCGCGGTGTGCATGCCGGTCATCGTCGCGGCGCAGCCGCCGCCCGCCCCGCCCGCGGGGGCCAACGCGGCGGCGCCCGCCGCCGCCCAGAATCCGCCACCGGTGGTGGCCGAGAATCCGCCGGCGGGCGTTCCCAAAGCGCCGCCCGTGCCGCCGCCGGGGTTTGGGAACGCTCCCGCCGTCCAGGCTCCCGCGCCACCGCCGCCGGCCGGCGGCATGGCGCGCGGCGCCAAGCCCGCCGCGGCCAGGGACGACGCCGAAGAGAACGGCATCGTGATGAACTTCCAGGACGTCGATCTGGACCAACTGGTCAAGTTCATCAGCGAGATCACCGGTCGCAACTTCATCCTCGATGACCGGGTGAAGGGGAAGGTGACGATCATCTCCCCGGGCAAGATCTCGATCGACGAGGCGTACGCCGTCTTCAATTCGGTCCTGCAGGTGAAGGGCTTCACGACCGTGCCGAGCGGCGCGGTGCTGAAAATCCTGCCCTCCCAGGAGGCGAAGAGCTCGACCGTCGAGACGGTGTTTCCCGGCGCTCCGCGAATGAAGGGCGACGAGTTCATCACCAAGCTGATGAAGCTCGAGAACGTCGACGTGAACAACATGCTGGGGATCGTTCAGCCGCTGGTGTCGGCGAACGGTCTCTTGGCCGCCTACACGGCGACCAACACGATGATCATCATCGACAGCGCCTCGAACATCGACCGCATCTCCGGCATTCTCAAGGAGCTCGACGTCGACGTGAAGGATCGCGGCGTCGAGGTGGTGCGCCTCAACTACGCCTTCGCCGGCGAGCTCGCCGCGACCCTGGCGCAGGTGCTCGAGGACCCGGCGAATGCCGCCCCCACCGGGGCGGTGGGGCCGCGTCCCGGAGCGGCGGCTGCGCAGGCTGCTGCCCAGGCGCGTGCCCGCCCGGGCGTGGCGGCCGCCGCCGCGAACGCGCAGCCGGTGCAGGGAGGCACGGGCGCCGCCGCCTACAAGATCATTCCCGACGAGCGCACCAACGCGCTGATCCTGGTCGCCGGTCCGCTCGAGATGCGGAAGATCAAGGATCTGATCGTGCGCCTCGACGTGCCGTTGCCCTTCGGCACCGGCCGCATCCACGTCTACTACCTGAAGTTCGCCAATGCCTTCGAGATCGTGCCCGTCCTCTCCGACCTGATCGGCGGCCAGGGCGGCCCGGCCGGCCTCGGCGCCGGTCTGGCGGCGCGCGGCCTCGCCGGCCAGACCAGCTTTCGCGGCGGCCGTCTGGGTCAGCAGGGCGGTCTCGGCGGTCTCGGCAGTCAGTTCGGCAGTGGCACCCGTGGCCAGTTCGGCGGCGGGGGCTTCGGCGGTGGCGGCTTCGGCGGTGGCGGCTTCGGCGGTGGCGGCTTCGGCGGCGGCGGTTTCGGCGGCGGGGCTTCTGGCAGTCTGCGCGGCGGCCGCGGCGGCGGTCTGGGTGGCCTCGGCCAGGGCGGCGTGGCCTCGATCGTCGGCGGCGGCGGCGGCGAGTTCGAGGGCCAGGTCCGCATCACCGCCGATCCCTCCACCAACGCGCTCATCATCAACGCCTCGCCGCAGGACTACGAGACCCTGAAGCAGGTCATCGTCCAGCTCGATGTGCGCCGGCGGCAGGTCTACGTGGAAGCGATCGTCATGGAGGTTCGCCTGAGCACCCAGCGCGCCCTCGGCATCGAGATGCAGGGCGCCGCCGGCACCGGGAACGGCGTGCTGCTCGGCCGCGTCAACTTCAGGAACCTGAACGCGCTCAGTGATCCGACCGGCGCGGCGCTGGGCGGCATTTCCGGACTGCTCGCCGCCGCCGCCAGCAACCAGACGATCCGGCTGCCGAACGGGACCGTGGTGCCGGCGCAGCAGCTCATCATCACCGCCTCGGAGGGCAACGACGACGTCAACATCCTGTCGGCGCCGAACATCGTCACCACCGACAACCAGGAGGCCGAGATCGTCGTCGGCCAGAACGTGCCGTTCATCGCCTCGACGTCGACCAGCGAGACCAACCTCGGCAACACCTTCAACACCATCGAGCGCCGCGACGTCGGCATCACGCTGCGCCTGACGCCGCAGATCTCCGAGGGCGGCATGGTCCGTCTCGACATCTTCGAGGAGGTCTCGGCGCTGGTGCAGAACGCACTCATCAACGCCAACCAGCTCGGCCCGGTGACGACGATCCGCTCCGCCACCACGTCGGTGGTCGTCCGCGACAAGCAGACGGTCGTCATCGGTGGCCTGATCTCCGACGGCACCGACAACCAGGAGAACAGCGTGCCGTTCATCAGCGACATCCCGGTGATCGGCAACCTCTTCCGCAGCACCTCCGGCATGCGAGAGAAGATCAATCTGCTGATCTTCCTCACTCCGCACATCATCCGCGATGCGGCCGAGCACCGCGACAAGTCGGTCGAAGAGCGCGACAAGATGAAGTCGTTCATGGAGGAGCGCGGCATCCGCTACCGCAAGCGCAAGATCCTCGACAACCCGTCGTGGACGCCGGACATTCCCAAGGAAGGCGAGGCGACCGGCGGTGGCGACGTGGCCGAGAATCGTGCCAAGGGCGCCACGATCTACAGCCCGCCCCCGTTGCCGGCCGCCGGTGCGGGCGTTGCGACCGGGGCCGCGGGCACGCAGATGGCGGCGGTCGACGTCAATCGCCCGGCGATCGACGCGATCCGCAGCGAGCCGCAGCCGGCCGTCCCCCACCCGCCGGCCCGCTATGTCCTGCTCGCCGCCTTCGCCCAGATGGGGACGCCGCCGCCGGGGTTGCAGACGGCCAGCGGTCTGCTGGCCGTCGAGCTGCCGCAGGACTCGAGCCTCTCCAACCTCTTCGAGGCCGGCAACCAGTACCGGTTCACGAGCGACAAGTACGAGGGCTACTACCGCGTGCTGGAAGCCTACCCGACCGCCCGGGAGGCCCTGCTGGTCTATCCCGAGGGTCTGCCGGTCGACGCCGCCAAGGGCGATTACCTGCACTGGCGGCAGCTCGACGACGCAACATCCTCTGACGTGACCGCCTGGTCTGCGCTACAGTGA
- a CDS encoding ABC-F family ATP-binding cassette domain-containing protein, whose product MLSISNLCRQFGSQVVFDRANWTVGERERVALVGANGSGKSTLLRMIAGLDEPDGGTISIPRGWAVGYLPQDGITVSGRTVLEEALGAFAGVLALERECRALEEALAHAPADDPGHDELLARYSDARARWDVEGSYDYESQAERVLLGLGFTTADFTRDAGELSGGWQMRLALATLLLRRPNVLLLDEPTNHLDLEARNWLEEFLVAYPHTVILVAHDRYFLDVTVTRITEVSSARLTDYPAPYSRYLETRESQIAQQAAAHAQQQEEIARLEAFISRFRAQASKATLVQSRIKYLEKLERIPPPEGGPATIHFRFPPCERSGREVLRLERASKRYGDLTVYDQLSLTIERGRKVALVGPNGAGKSTLIKMLAGAEPLSGGSRHLGHKVRIGYFAQDQARVLDPNRSVLELATAAAPTDLVPQVRSLLGAFLFSGDAVDKKVRVLSGGERNRLALALLLLEPPNCLLLDEPTNHLDMTAKQVLLEALQRYNGSLVLVAHDRYVLDNLPEEIIEVGAGHATRYLGNYEDYVRRKAAESDGSLPPPIAVHDDALAAGDEPPPAAPPPNAERRAAAKTEARAAARRDRDQAKLEREITDKEDALAAVSAVINAPDFYQRHESPQQMFSQYAELKRDIDALYAKLDRLERA is encoded by the coding sequence GTGCTGAGCATCAGCAATCTCTGCCGGCAATTCGGCAGCCAGGTGGTGTTCGATCGCGCCAACTGGACGGTCGGCGAGCGCGAGCGGGTCGCGCTCGTCGGCGCCAACGGCTCCGGCAAGTCGACCCTGCTGCGCATGATCGCCGGGCTGGACGAGCCCGATGGCGGCACCATCAGTATCCCGCGCGGCTGGGCGGTCGGCTATCTGCCACAGGACGGCATCACCGTCTCGGGCCGCACGGTCCTCGAAGAAGCACTCGGCGCCTTTGCCGGCGTGCTGGCCCTCGAGCGCGAGTGCCGTGCGCTCGAGGAGGCGCTCGCGCACGCGCCCGCCGACGATCCGGGCCACGACGAGCTGCTCGCCCGCTACAGCGACGCGCGCGCCCGTTGGGACGTCGAGGGCAGCTACGATTACGAGAGCCAGGCCGAGCGCGTGCTGCTCGGCCTCGGTTTCACGACCGCCGACTTCACCCGCGACGCGGGCGAGCTCTCCGGCGGCTGGCAGATGCGCCTCGCGCTCGCGACCCTGCTCCTGCGCCGACCGAACGTCCTGCTGCTCGACGAACCGACCAACCACCTCGACCTCGAGGCGCGCAACTGGCTCGAGGAATTCCTCGTCGCCTATCCGCACACGGTCATCCTGGTCGCCCACGACCGCTACTTCCTCGACGTCACGGTCACCCGCATCACCGAGGTCTCGAGCGCGCGCCTCACCGACTACCCGGCGCCGTACAGCCGCTATCTCGAAACGCGCGAGAGCCAGATCGCACAACAGGCGGCGGCCCATGCGCAGCAACAGGAGGAGATCGCCCGTCTCGAGGCCTTCATCAGCCGCTTCCGTGCCCAGGCGTCGAAGGCGACGCTGGTGCAGAGCCGCATCAAGTACCTCGAGAAGCTCGAGCGCATCCCGCCCCCGGAGGGCGGCCCGGCCACGATCCACTTCCGCTTCCCGCCCTGCGAGCGCAGCGGCCGCGAGGTGCTGCGCCTCGAGCGCGCCAGTAAGCGCTATGGCGACCTCACCGTGTACGACCAGTTGTCGCTGACCATCGAACGCGGCCGCAAGGTGGCGTTGGTCGGCCCGAACGGCGCCGGGAAATCGACCCTCATCAAGATGCTCGCCGGCGCCGAGCCGCTGAGCGGCGGCAGCCGCCACCTCGGCCACAAGGTCCGCATCGGCTATTTCGCGCAGGACCAGGCGAGGGTCCTCGATCCCAATCGCAGCGTGCTCGAGCTCGCCACCGCCGCCGCGCCGACCGATCTGGTGCCGCAGGTGCGATCGCTCCTCGGCGCCTTCCTCTTCAGCGGCGACGCCGTCGACAAGAAGGTCCGCGTCCTCAGCGGCGGCGAACGCAACCGCCTCGCCCTCGCGCTGCTGCTGCTCGAGCCGCCCAACTGCCTGCTGCTCGACGAGCCGACGAATCACCTCGACATGACCGCCAAGCAGGTCCTGCTGGAAGCGCTGCAGCGCTACAACGGCAGCCTCGTATTGGTGGCGCACGACCGCTACGTGCTCGACAACCTGCCGGAGGAGATCATCGAGGTCGGCGCCGGCCACGCGACGCGATACCTCGGCAACTACGAGGACTACGTCCGCCGCAAGGCGGCGGAGTCCGACGGCAGCCTGCCGCCGCCGATCGCGGTGCACGACGACGCGCTGGCGGCCGGCGACGAACCGCCGCCCGCGGCGCCGCCGCCCAACGCCGAGCGTCGCGCCGCCGCGAAGACCGAGGCCCGCGCCGCCGCCCGCCGCGACCGCGACCAGGCGAAGCTCGAGCGGGAGATCACCGACAAGGAGGACGCCCTGGCCGCCGTCTCCGCGGTGATCAACGCGCCCGACTTCTACCAGAGGCACGAGAGCCCGCAGCAGATGTTCAGCCAGTACGCCGAGCTCAAGCGCGACATCGACGCGCTGTACGCGAAGCTGGATCGCCTCGAGCGCGCGTGA
- a CDS encoding M23 family metallopeptidase: MATGAVRRWLSTIAGVLLVGVPVHALAPAGTPAPPLVARRVELQAARGDTLDALLRHEGIARDEVARWQRAARRVTDLGRLVAGRVLELDLGDRGHLLALRYELPGEERLVIEVDGRGRPAARREPVPVRVRTIGARGTVGRSIEDAAVRAGIPDAVVSQLVDLLSWRLDFNANVHHGDRFRVLWEQRTTLAGRLLRPGRIVAVEYEGRSDRAAAYLLTDGDAPTYVDGAGHPLDDAPLRYPLELSRITSAFTDARMHPILHVNRPHLGVDFAAPAGTPVRAIGIGTVQFSGVQSGFGNHIEIAHGRGFVSAYSHLEKIAPGVGGGAKVARGQVIGWVGQSGLATGPHLHFATFEDGQYVDPRSIQYPARPEKGALVDSATRRRQLSARLRTLPPSSPATPIAPEMGLPALAVASGVGPITLTF, translated from the coding sequence GTGGCGACAGGTGCAGTGCGGCGCTGGCTGTCCACCATCGCGGGCGTCCTGCTCGTCGGCGTGCCCGTGCACGCACTGGCGCCTGCCGGCACGCCCGCGCCGCCGCTGGTGGCGCGCCGGGTGGAGCTGCAGGCGGCGCGTGGCGACACGCTGGATGCGCTGCTGCGCCACGAGGGGATCGCGCGCGACGAGGTCGCCCGGTGGCAGCGTGCCGCTCGGCGCGTCACCGATCTGGGACGCCTGGTGGCCGGCCGCGTCCTCGAGCTCGACCTCGGCGATCGCGGCCACCTGCTCGCCCTGCGCTACGAGCTGCCAGGCGAGGAGCGCCTCGTGATCGAAGTGGACGGCCGCGGTCGTCCGGCGGCGCGGCGGGAGCCCGTCCCCGTGCGGGTGCGCACCATCGGGGCGCGCGGCACCGTCGGCCGCAGCATCGAGGACGCGGCCGTGCGCGCCGGCATCCCCGATGCGGTGGTCTCCCAACTCGTCGACCTGCTGAGCTGGCGCCTCGATTTCAACGCGAACGTGCATCACGGCGACCGCTTTCGCGTCCTCTGGGAACAGCGGACGACGCTCGCGGGCCGGCTGCTCCGGCCGGGCCGCATCGTCGCCGTCGAGTACGAGGGGCGCTCCGACCGCGCCGCCGCCTACCTGCTCACCGACGGTGACGCCCCCACCTACGTCGACGGCGCCGGCCATCCGCTCGACGACGCGCCGCTGCGCTACCCGCTGGAGCTGTCGCGCATCACCTCCGCGTTCACCGACGCGCGCATGCATCCCATCCTGCACGTCAACCGGCCGCACCTCGGCGTCGACTTCGCGGCCCCCGCCGGCACGCCGGTACGCGCCATCGGCATCGGGACGGTGCAGTTCAGCGGCGTGCAGAGCGGCTTCGGCAACCACATCGAGATCGCCCACGGCCGCGGATTCGTGTCGGCATACTCGCACCTCGAGAAGATCGCGCCCGGCGTCGGCGGTGGCGCCAAGGTCGCGCGCGGCCAGGTGATTGGCTGGGTGGGACAGAGCGGCCTCGCCACCGGGCCGCATCTCCACTTCGCGACCTTCGAGGATGGCCAGTACGTCGATCCACGGAGCATCCAGTACCCGGCGCGGCCCGAGAAGGGCGCGCTGGTGGACTCCGCGACGCGGCGGCGGCAGCTCTCGGCCCGCCTGCGCACGCTGCCGCCGAGCTCGCCGGCGACCCCGATCGCGCCCGAGATGGGCCTGCCGGCGCTGGCCGTCGCCAGCGGCGTCGGCCCGATCACGCTGACCTTTTGA